From the Actinomadura luzonensis genome, the window GCTGGGTGGTGACGGCGGGCTCGACCGTGCCGAGCCGCACCGGGACGACCCGGGCGCCGCCGGTGTCGAAGACCCTTTCGGCGTCCCTGGCCAGCAGCTTGTCGTTGACGCCCCGGCCGGTGCGCGAGGGCACCAGCACCGGCGTGCCGTCCACGATCTGGTACGTGGCGTCGCGCGGCTGCTGGGCGGCGTCCACCAGCGTGCTCTCCAGGCCGGCCAGCACCGCCTTGGCGTCGAACTGCGGCGTCAGCGTCCCGTCGCCGTCCGGCACGTACGCCAGGTTCGCCGCGATCGTCGCGGGCGGGACCTGCGCCTGCTTGGCGCCCGCGGTCAGCGTCAGCGGGGCGGCCACCGCCTGGCGGGCCTTGGCCAGGGCGGCCTGCACGGCCTCGGGGGTGGTGACGGGCTTGGCGGGCCGCAGGGTGAGGACGACGTTGCCGCCGCCGCGCAGGAACGCCTCGCCGATGCGGCGCACGGCGTCGTCGCGGTCGAGCAGCACGCCGTCGGCGGGCCGGCGGGCCCTGGGCTGCAGCCCGGTGAAGGTGACGCGGCCCTCGACGGCGGGCTTGTCCACGGCCTCGGCCAGGCCCTCGACGGTCCTGGCGAGCTGGGAGGAGTCGATGTTGATCTTCGGCTGGAGCTCGGTGGTGCCGGTCAGTCCCCGCCACACCTCCAGGGGGCCGGGAAAGCCGCTGGGCGCCTGCCCGATGGTGCCGACCACGTCGAGCTCGAGCCCGGCCTCGTCGGCCTGCACGGTGTCCTTCCTGTCGCCGATCTCCACGATGACCGGCCTGCTGAGCTTGGCGCCCAGCTCAGCGCGGAGCTTGTCGGCCGCCTGGGTGACGGTCAGGCCGCCGATGTCCACGCCGGCCACGTGGGTGCCGCGTAAGACCGAGCCGGACATGAAGACGGCGGGCACCACGTACGCCAGCGCGGCCAGCACGACCACCAGAAGCGCGAGCCCCGGCAGGAGCCGCCGCCTGCGGGGCGGCTCGGCGTCGGCGTCGTAGGAGGGGCGCTCCTCCGGCCCCGGCCCGAACACGGGGCCGGGCGGCGGCGCCGGCTCCTTCTCCTTCATCGGCCAGGGCTGGGCCGGCGGCGCCACCGGGGGCAGCGCGCCGGCGGCGGGACCGCCCGCGGCGCCCGGACCCTGCGCCGGCCGTGCCTCCTGGCGGTCCGGCGGGCCGAAGATGTCCCGGGAGACGCCCGGCGGCAGTCCTTCGATCCGCGGCTTCCTGGAGACGCTCGACGTGGGCAGGGGCACCGAGGCGAACGGGTCGGTCGGTGATTCGATCGGTCCGGCGTTTCGCACGCCTCAATCTCCTCCCGGTCCGCAGCCAAGTCTCAGGCAACAGTAAGGCACGGGGATCCGCATATGTCACGGGAAATGGCTACGGAAGTGTGTCAACCTAGCCACCGGTAGCGATGCTCCGGACGGCCCGCCGTACCGTAACGCGGCCGCAGCCCGGCCTGCCCCGCCGTGCACAGATGTTCGAGATAACGGCGGGCGCTCACCCGCGACAGGCCGGTGAGCTCGGCGGTCTCGGCCGCGGACAGGTCGCGCCCCGCCTCCCGCAGCGTGGCGGCGACCAGCGCGCAGGTGGCCGCGGACAGCCCCTTCGGCATGGGCGCGGCCGCGGCCGGCGCGCCGAAGAGCCGGTCCACGTCGTCCTGGCGGGCCTCGGGGCCGATGGACGTCAGGCGGCGGCGGGTGTCGGCGTACTGGCGGAGGCGGTCGGCCAGGGCGGCGGCGGTGAACGGCTTGATGAGGTAGTTCACCGCGCCGCCCCGCATCGCCTCCTGCACCGTGGGCACGTCCCGGGCGGCACTGATCATCAGGACGTCCACGTCGTGCAGCGCCTTCAGCACCTCCAGCCCCGACCGGTCGGGCAGGTAGATGTCGAGCAGCACGAGGTCGGGCCGCAGCTCGGCCGCGGCGGCGAGGGCGTCCGCACCCGTGTGGGCCGTCGCCACGACCCGGAAGCCGGGCACGCGGGCGACGTAGCCCGCGTGGATGCGGGCCACCATGAAGTCGTCGTCGACCACCAGCACGCGCACGTCGCTCATCGGACGGCCACCGGAGGCAGCAGGGCGGTGAAGACCGCGCCGCCCGCGTTGCCCACCCGGACCCAGCCGCCCCGCCGCAGGCACGCCTGCCGGGTCAGGGCGAGGCCGAGCCCGCGCGGCCCCGAGTGCGCCGCCTTCGTCGTGAAGCCCTCCCTGAACACCTCCTCGACCAGGTCGGGGGCGATGCCGGGGCCGGAGTCGCCGACCCGCACGCGCAACCCGTCCGGCCCGGCGAGGACCGACACCTCGATCGTGCCGGGCGCGCCGTCCAGCGCGTCGATGGCGTTGGCCACCAGGTTGCCGACGACGAGCACGGCGTCCTGCGGGTCGCCGAGCGCCCCCTCGGGCACCCGGGAGTCCTCCGCCAGCACCAGCGTCGCGCCCCGCTCGGCCGCCTCGGCCGACTTGGCCAGCAGCAGCGCCGCCAGCGTCGGCTCCTGGACGCGGTCGCGCAGGTCGCTCGCGTACGCGCCGCGCGTGGTGCGGGTGATGTAGCCGATCGCGGCCTCGTGCTCGCCCAGCTCCAGCAGGCCGACGACGGTGTGCATGCGGTTGGCGAACTCGTGGGCCTGCGCGCGCAGGGCGTCGGTGGCGCTGCTGGCGTCGTCCAGCTCGCGGGCCAGCCGGATCAGCTCGGTGCGGTCCCGCAGGGTGACCACCCAGCCGAGGTGCCGGCCGCGTACCGACACGGGGGTGCGGTTGAGCACCAGCACGCGCTCGCCGTGCAGCACGACGCGGTCCTCGCCCGGGTCGGCGCCGCCGAGCACGTCGCGGAGGCGGGCCGAGACCGGCAGCCGGGACAGGTCCTCGCCCTCGGCGACCGCGCCCAGCAGCTCGCGGGCGGCGTCGTTGACCAGCGTGACCCGGCCGTCGAGGTCGAGCGCGAGCACGCCCTCCTTGACGCCGTGCAGCACGCCCTCGCGCTGCTCCAGCAGCGTGGCGATCTCCCGGGGCTCCAGCCCGAACGTCTGCCGGCGCACCCGGGCGGTGATCAGCGCGGCCAGCGCCAGCCCGGCCAGCATGACCGCGAGCGCGGTCCACACCAGCGGCGGCAGCGCGGCCCCGAGCTGGTTCAAGACCGTGGTCTCCAGGATGCCGACGGAGACCAGGCCGATGACGGTGCCGTACTCGTCGCGGATCGGGGTCTTGCCCCTGACGGTGGTGCCGATGGTGCCGGTCTCGGTGCCGACCCAGCTCCGCCCGGTGCGCAGCACCACCGTGCCGTCGGTGGACAGCCGCTTGCCGATGAGCGAGGCGTTGGGGTGGGCGTAGCGGCGCTGCTCGGCGTTGGCGATGACGACGTAGTCGGCGCCGGTCTCCTGCTGCACGGCCATCGCCAGCGGCTGGAGCACGCTCTCCGGGCTGGGCAGCCGGAAGGCGTCGCGGACCTGCGGGAGCGCGGCCACCGACTGCGCGATGGCGAGCGCCCGCTGCTGGTGCAGGGCGTCGAGCTGCTCGCGGGTGTGCCCCGCCCACACCCCGGCGGTGCCGCCGACGGCGAGCAGCACGATCACCATCTGGAGCACGAACAGCTGGGTGCCCAGCGGCGCCTCACGCACGCGTCTTCCGAGCCACATCCCGACGAACCCAGGTCACGACCAATACGACCACTACGACGGCAAGCATGCAAAGCCTCGACGCCGACCGGAAGGGGCTTCACCATCCCAGTTTCATAACCGTGAAATCCCTCCCTGGAGTTCGATCATGCGCTTGCGCATCCTCGCCGCGCTCGCGGCGCTCTCCTTCGGCGTCCTGACCGGCTGCGGCAGCCAGGGCGGCGGCACCAGCGCCTCGGGCACCCTGCGCATCATGGCCCCGGCCGCGCCCGGCGGCGGCTGGGACCAGACCTCCCGCACCGCCGAGCAGGCGCTCAAGACCGCCGCCCCGGACCGCAAGGTCGAGGTGTACAACGTGCCGGGCGCGGGCGGCACCATCGGCCTGGCCCAGCTCGCCGGCGAGAAGGGCAACGGCAACCTGCTCATGACCATGGGCCTGGTCATGGTGGGCGCGATCGAGCAGAACAAGTCGACGGTCACGCTGGCCGAGACCACGCCGATCGCCAAGCTGACCGAGGAGTACGAGATCGTCGTGGTGCCGGCGGCCTCGCCGTACAAGACGCTGGCCGACCTGGTGGCGGCCTGGAAGGCCGACCCGGCCAAGGTGTCGATCTCCGGCGGCTCGGCGGGCGGCACCGACCACATCGTGGCCGGGCTCATGGCCAAGGCCGCGGGCGTGGACCCCAAGCAGGTCAACTACATCGCCCACTCCGGCGGCGGCGAGGCGCTGAACGAACTGCTCGGCGACAAGGTCACTGCGGGCATCTCGGGCGTCTCGGAGTTCGCCGAGCACGTCAGGTCGGGCAAACTGCGCGCGCTCGGCGTCACCTCCGGGCAGCGCCTGCCCGAGCTGGACGCGCCCACCCTCAAGGAGGGCGGCCTGGACGTGGAGCTGGCCAACTGGCGCGGCTTCGTCGCCCCGGCCGGCCTGTCCGAGACCGACAAGAAGGCCCTCACCGACCTGGTCACCAAGATGCACGACTCGCAGCCGTGGAAGGACGCCGTGGCCAAGAACGGCTGGATCGACTCCTTCCAGACCGGTCAGCAGTTCGCCGACTACCTGAGCTCCGAGCAGGCCCGGGTCAAGGGCATCATCGCCGAGATGGGGCTCGTGTCCTGATGACGCGCTGGTGGCGGCCCGAACTCGGGCTCGCGCTCGTGGTGCTCGGCCTCGGGGTGTTCGTGATCGCCGGGACGCTCGACGTCTCGGCCGCGGCCTCCCAGCTCGGGCTCGGGCCGCGGTTCTTCCCCGTGCTGGTCGGCGGGGCCATGGTGGTCGTCGGCGGCTGCTACGTCCTCGACGTGCTGCGCGGCGGGCACGGCGACCCCGAGGAGAGCGAGGACGTGGACGCCGGCGCCCCCGCCGACTGGCGGAGCGTGCTGCTGGTGAGCGGGATCTTCCTGGCGTTCGCGGCGCTGCTGGACCTGCTCGGCTGGGTCATCGGCGCGAGCCTGCTGTTCTTCGGGCTGTCGGTGGCGCTCGGGGCCGAGCGCAAGGTCCGGGCGGCCGTGGTCGCCGTGGTGATGGGCGTGGCGACGTACCTGCTGTTCGTCAAGGGGCTCGGCGTGACGCTGCCGGCCGGGCCGCTGGCGGGGGTGATCTGAGGTGACCTCCCTGGAGCTGCTGCTCGACGGCTTCGCCGCCGCGCTCACCCCCGTCAACCTCATGTACGCGCTGATCGGCGTCACGCTCGGCACCCTGGTCGGGGTGCTGCCCGGCATCGGGCCCGCGATGACGGTGGCGCTGCTGCTGCCGATCACCTTCACGGTGCCGCCGGCCAGCGCGTTCATCATGTTCGCCGGCATCTACTACGGCGGCATGTACGGCGGCTCGACCACGTCCATCCTGCTCAACACGCCGGGCGAGTCCTCGTCCATGATCACGGCGCTGGAGGGCAACAAGATGGCCAGGCGCGGGCGGGCGGCGCAGGCCCTCGCCACGGCGGCCATCGGCTCGTTCGTGGCCGGCACGATCGCGACGGCGCTGCTGGTCGTGGCGGCGCCCGCGGTGGTGGCGTTCGCGATCTCGTTCGGGCCCGAGGACTACTTCGCGCTGGCGGTCCTCGCGTTCACCGCCGTGTCGTCGGTGTTGTCGCGCTCGGTCGTGCGCGGCCTGGCCTCGCTCGGCCTCGGCCTGGTGATCGGGCTGATCGGCATCGACCAGCAGACCGGGCAGGCGCGGCTCACGCTCGGCATCCCGCAGCTCCTCGACGGCATCGACGTGGTGATCGTCGCGGTCGGCCTGTTCGCGCTGGGCGAGGCCCTGTACGTGGCCTCGCGGCTGCGCCACTCCCCGCCCTCCGTGGTGCCGGTGGGGTGGGCGTGGATGGGGCGTTCGGACTGGCGGCGCTCCTGGCTGCCGTGGTTGCGGGGCACGGCGCTGGGGTTCCCGTTCGGGGCGCTGCCGGGGGGCGGGGCCGAGATCCCGACGTTCCTGTCGTACGCGGCCGAGCGGCGGCTCGCGCGCGGCGTGGCCCGCGAGGAGTACGGCCGGGGCGCCATCGAGGGCGTCGCCGGGCCGGAGGCGGCCAACAACGCCTCCGCCGCCGGCACCCTCGTGCCGCTGCTGACGCTGGGCCTGCCCACGTCCGCGACCGCGGCGATCATGCTGGCCGCCTTCCAGCAGTACGGCCTGCAGCCCGGGCCGCAGCTCTTCGACCACAACCCGGCGCTGGTGTGGGGCATGATCGCCTCGTTGTTCATCGGCAACACCATGCTGCTGGTGCTCAACCTGCCGCTGGCCCCGGTGTGGGCGCAGGTGCTGCGGGTGCCGAGGCCGTACCTGTACGCCGGGATCGTGCTGTTCGCCGCGCTCGGCGTGTACGCGCTGAACGGGACCGTCGTGGACCTGTTCGTGCTGTACGTCCTCGGCCTGCTCGGCTACGCCATGCGGCGCTTCGGGCTGCCGGTCGCCCCGGCGGTGATCGGCATGATCCTGGGGCCGATGGCGGAGATCCAGCTCCGGCGGGCGCTGGCGATCGGGGCGGGCGACGTGAGCGTCCTGGTGCGCAGCCCGGTCGCGGCCGGGCTGCTGGCGCTGGCCGTCCTGGCCCTGCTGACGCCGCTCGCCCGCCGCCTCGCGGCCCGCCGCCGGGTCAGCCGGACCGGCTGACCTCTCCGGCGACCGGTTCCGCCGCACCCGCGGGACCGGTCCCGGACGCCTTCGCCCGGAACGCCCGGGGCGCGATCGCCAGCCCCGCCAGCGCCATCGCCAGCGTCGCCGCGAACACCGCCCAGTACCCCGACCCCGCCGCCGCGAACAGCGCCCCGGTCACCGCCACCGACACCACCGAGAACACCGACTCGCCCACCTGCAGCGCCGAGCTGTTCTCCCCCTGCTCGCCCGGCGCCGACAGCTCCAGCGTCAGCACCGACAGCGTCGGGTACACCAGCCCGATCCCGAACCCCGTGACGATCCACGCCGGGTAGGCCACCGCCACCGGCACCGCGGGCACCGTCACCGCCCCCATCACCAGGACGCCGAGCGCGATCATGCCCGCGCCGAGCCGCAGGTTCGTCCGCTGCCCGAAGACCTCCCGCCCCTGCAGCCACGACGCGAACGACCAGCTCAGCGCCCCGCCCGTGAGCACCAGCCCGGCCGCCGTCGTGGACAGCCCGCGCTGCTCG encodes:
- a CDS encoding VanW family protein → MRNAGPIESPTDPFASVPLPTSSVSRKPRIEGLPPGVSRDIFGPPDRQEARPAQGPGAAGGPAAGALPPVAPPAQPWPMKEKEPAPPPGPVFGPGPEERPSYDADAEPPRRRRLLPGLALLVVVLAALAYVVPAVFMSGSVLRGTHVAGVDIGGLTVTQAADKLRAELGAKLSRPVIVEIGDRKDTVQADEAGLELDVVGTIGQAPSGFPGPLEVWRGLTGTTELQPKINIDSSQLARTVEGLAEAVDKPAVEGRVTFTGLQPRARRPADGVLLDRDDAVRRIGEAFLRGGGNVVLTLRPAKPVTTPEAVQAALAKARQAVAAPLTLTAGAKQAQVPPATIAANLAYVPDGDGTLTPQFDAKAVLAGLESTLVDAAQQPRDATYQIVDGTPVLVPSRTGRGVNDKLLARDAERVFDTGGARVVPVRLGTVEPAVTTQQVRGLGIKEEVASFTTSFDCCQARVTNIRRMAQQLDGHLVKPGETFSLNDVLGERTVEDGYVEAGQIVGGRMVNVVGGGGSQFATTLYNAAFFGGYEDVEHQPMDYYAPRYPAGRDAALLYPDTDLKWRNDSEHGVLIKTASTDTSVSVTLWSTKRYDKVEAVESERRDVVPFRREVSSEPGCLPTVGQEGFTIDVTRVFHKDGKVVKRDAKLTTEYRPQAQITCTGSGQ
- a CDS encoding response regulator; this translates as MSDVRVLVVDDDFMVARIHAGYVARVPGFRVVATAHTGADALAAAAELRPDLVLLDIYLPDRSGLEVLKALHDVDVLMISAARDVPTVQEAMRGGAVNYLIKPFTAAALADRLRQYADTRRRLTSIGPEARQDDVDRLFGAPAAAAPMPKGLSAATCALVAATLREAGRDLSAAETAELTGLSRVSARRYLEHLCTAGQAGLRPRYGTAGRPEHRYRWLG
- a CDS encoding ATP-binding protein; this translates as MREAPLGTQLFVLQMVIVLLAVGGTAGVWAGHTREQLDALHQQRALAIAQSVAALPQVRDAFRLPSPESVLQPLAMAVQQETGADYVVIANAEQRRYAHPNASLIGKRLSTDGTVVLRTGRSWVGTETGTIGTTVRGKTPIRDEYGTVIGLVSVGILETTVLNQLGAALPPLVWTALAVMLAGLALAALITARVRRQTFGLEPREIATLLEQREGVLHGVKEGVLALDLDGRVTLVNDAARELLGAVAEGEDLSRLPVSARLRDVLGGADPGEDRVVLHGERVLVLNRTPVSVRGRHLGWVVTLRDRTELIRLARELDDASSATDALRAQAHEFANRMHTVVGLLELGEHEAAIGYITRTTRGAYASDLRDRVQEPTLAALLLAKSAEAAERGATLVLAEDSRVPEGALGDPQDAVLVVGNLVANAIDALDGAPGTIEVSVLAGPDGLRVRVGDSGPGIAPDLVEEVFREGFTTKAAHSGPRGLGLALTRQACLRRGGWVRVGNAGGAVFTALLPPVAVR
- a CDS encoding tripartite tricarboxylate transporter substrate binding protein, translated to MRLRILAALAALSFGVLTGCGSQGGGTSASGTLRIMAPAAPGGGWDQTSRTAEQALKTAAPDRKVEVYNVPGAGGTIGLAQLAGEKGNGNLLMTMGLVMVGAIEQNKSTVTLAETTPIAKLTEEYEIVVVPAASPYKTLADLVAAWKADPAKVSISGGSAGGTDHIVAGLMAKAAGVDPKQVNYIAHSGGGEALNELLGDKVTAGISGVSEFAEHVRSGKLRALGVTSGQRLPELDAPTLKEGGLDVELANWRGFVAPAGLSETDKKALTDLVTKMHDSQPWKDAVAKNGWIDSFQTGQQFADYLSSEQARVKGIIAEMGLVS
- a CDS encoding tripartite tricarboxylate transporter TctB family protein, translating into MTRWWRPELGLALVVLGLGVFVIAGTLDVSAAASQLGLGPRFFPVLVGGAMVVVGGCYVLDVLRGGHGDPEESEDVDAGAPADWRSVLLVSGIFLAFAALLDLLGWVIGASLLFFGLSVALGAERKVRAAVVAVVMGVATYLLFVKGLGVTLPAGPLAGVI
- a CDS encoding tripartite tricarboxylate transporter permease, with protein sequence MTSLELLLDGFAAALTPVNLMYALIGVTLGTLVGVLPGIGPAMTVALLLPITFTVPPASAFIMFAGIYYGGMYGGSTTSILLNTPGESSSMITALEGNKMARRGRAAQALATAAIGSFVAGTIATALLVVAAPAVVAFAISFGPEDYFALAVLAFTAVSSVLSRSVVRGLASLGLGLVIGLIGIDQQTGQARLTLGIPQLLDGIDVVIVAVGLFALGEALYVASRLRHSPPSVVPVGWAWMGRSDWRRSWLPWLRGTALGFPFGALPGGGAEIPTFLSYAAERRLARGVAREEYGRGAIEGVAGPEAANNASAAGTLVPLLTLGLPTSATAAIMLAAFQQYGLQPGPQLFDHNPALVWGMIASLFIGNTMLLVLNLPLAPVWAQVLRVPRPYLYAGIVLFAALGVYALNGTVVDLFVLYVLGLLGYAMRRFGLPVAPAVIGMILGPMAEIQLRRALAIGAGDVSVLVRSPVAAGLLALAVLALLTPLARRLAARRRVSRTG